Genomic DNA from Aquisalimonas asiatica:
TCGGCCTCGAGCGTGGAGTCATCCAGCTCCACGTGCAGGGCGTCCAGCGCCAGGCGCTGCTGGCGCCACTGGAAGCTGCCCTCGGCGTGCAGCCACTGCAGCGCGTCCAGGTCTTCCGCGTCCGGGTCTTCCCCGAACAGGGTGTGGAGCCGGTCTCTGAGTGCGTCATCGGTGATGGTGAACGTCCCTGATGCCGCCACGCCGTCATCGCCCCAGGTGCCATCCATCTGCAGCCGGGCGTCCAGGGCGTCGCTGCTCATGGTCAACTGCGACAGGGTGATGGCGTTGTCGTCCGGCGAATAGGCAAGGTCTGCGGAGACGTCGGCCTGGAGGGAGTCGGGGCGATCGGGGTCGGGGGTCCACTCCAGCCGCAGGTCGGTGAGCTCCACGGCGCGGGGAATCAGCGCGTCGTCCAGATCCAGTTGCATCACCAGGTCGCCGTCGATGCGGTTGAACGGGGCGCCCTCCGCCTGCCAGTCGGCGCGGAACGAGGGGCTGCCGCCGGCCGTGAACCGCTCCAGAGCCAGGTCACGCGCACCGAGGCGGTGCCGTGTCCCCCGCTGATGGTTGGTGTAGTCCACGGCGATCCGACCGATCCGGGTATCGCGGACACCGTCGAATGCCAGCGGTGGGTCGTCCTCCCGCTCCAGGATGGCGTCCATGATCGGAGCCCAGTTGCCGTCCCCGTCGGCGTTGCGCTCGGGACGGAGGGTGATTGCGCCGACGTCGATCACGTTCAGTGCGAGCCTGCCCGTGAACAGGCGCACGGGCTGGATGGCCGCGTGCAGATCCGAGGCTTCGGCAAAGGGGGCGTCGGTGTCACCGTCCGCGTTGGCGATCACCGCGGCGTCAATGGTGACGGCCGGTCGCGGCAGCAGCTCCAGGCGGATGTCACCCTGCACGGCGACCGGATGCCCGAGCGCCTCGCTGGCATGCCGGTTGATGGCCTCGCGGTGATCGTTCGGGTCCAGGAACCACCAGGCCGCGACCACGGCGAGGCCCACCAGCGCCAGGAAGGTCAGCAGGGACAGGGCGATTCTGCGCAGCACGGTGGGCATGGTCGGGCACCAGGCGGAAACGGCCGGCTATGGTACCCGCTTTGGGGTATGAGGACGATGCCGTCTATACGGCGGAATGACGAGGGGGTTTCTCACGGTACATGGCGCGGTCCGCCGTGTGGATCAGATCCACCGCGTTGCCGGCGTCGCGCGGGAAACAGGCGATACCGATGGATGCGGTGACCGAGAGAGTCAGCCCGGCGACCCGGACCGGCTTTGACACCACGCGCTGTACGTCCTGTTTCATGCGCAGGGTCTCCTGTTCGCCATCCAGGCCTTCGAGGATGACCACGAACTCGTCGCCGCCCAGGCGACCGACCGTCTCGTAGTGACGCACGCAGCCGGCAATGCGCCGGGCGACGACGGCCAACAGCTCATCCCCCACCCGGTGGCCGTGTTCATCGTTCACGTTCTTGAACCGGTTGAGGTCGATAAAGAGCGCGGCCACTTTCTGCTGCCGTGGCCCGGCGCGCCGGATCGCCTCCTCGAGCCGGTCGGCGAGGGCGGTGCGGTTGGGCAGCCCGGTGAGGGCATCGCGCTCGCGCAGGGTGGCCGGGACGCGGCGCTCCGGGGCCGGGCTGAGGAACAGCATGGCGGCCTGATTACCCCGGGCGAACGTGCAGCCCCCGGAGATGACCGTGCGGTGGCGCTGGCCATCCTGATCGAGAACACAGGTCTCGAAGTCAGTGACCTGCTGATTGGTGACCAGGTTCTCCAGCAGGCGATCAGGGTCATTGCTCTGGTCGAAGAAGGGGGCCAGGCTGCGCCCCACCAGCTGCCCGGCGGGCAGGCCGAGCAGCGTGGCGGCAGCGGCGTTGCCGTACAGGCATTTCCAGTCAGCCACGCGCGCCACCACGACCGGTACGGGCACCACGTCCACCATCTGCTGGTTGACCGCGTCGTCCTGCCCGTCCCGGGGTTCGGGCAGCTGCTGCACCTTGATCGCGATGCCCCTGGAATCCCCTTCCAGGGGCGTGGGCATGACCTGGCAGGCGTAGGTCAGCGTGCGGGTGGCGTCGACCACGTCCTGGATCAGCACGCGCACGATTGCTCCCGTGTTCAGAACCTGCTGAATGCAGCTCTCCAGTTGGGGGGCCAGCGAGGGTGGTAGTCCGTGGGTGCTCCAGATCTCGCCGGCCAGTGTTGTCAGCCGTTGACCCTCCAGCTCGCTCACCGGGGTGCCATGAAGACAGGTTCCTTCGCTGTCGCAGATATAGAGGTGTGATTGCGGGGCGGTGACCTCGGGGGAGGGGGTGACGGCGTTCGGCAATGTCATCAAGCGCGTTCTCCGAGCCCGGCCGACGCCGCGCTGGCCCGTTGGCGGGGCCTGTCCCTTGCGACGGGCGGACGTTGTCTTGTCACACGCCTCCCTGGCTGTGGCTGCCGGCGTTACTCCGGTTTGCGTATGCGATAAATACGCCCCTCGTGGTGGAAGAGTTCCAGAATTCCGTGAAATTGATGCCATAACCTGCCATTTCGCATTTCCCGGGAACCGATTCCCATGTGAGGGCGTAATTGCAGATGAAAGGCCGCAGATGAGGATTGCCTGGGGCCTTGCCGTCACGACGTCAGGGATGCCGTCGAGGGAGAACGCAATGGAATTGCCCACTCTGTGTTTTCGTCTTGAAGGTAAAGGAGAGCCCTGATGAGACCAGCAAAAGCAGTCGCCTTGAGTGCAGTCGTCGGTTCCGCAATGGTTCTGGGGCTGGGTGGGGTCGTTGCCGATGACGGCGGACCGGCCAACGGCTTCGATACCCACCTGTCCGAGAAACCGGCCGACGGCTATCACGCCAATGACCTGATCGGGAAGTCCGTGATGAGCACGACCGAGGACGAGGAGGTCGGATCCATCAGCGATCTCGTCATTGACCAGGATGGCAGCATCACGGCAGTGGTTGTCGGTGTCGGCGGCTTCCTGGGAATCGGTGAGAAGGATGTCGCCTTGTCCTGGGACAGCGTGGACCTGGCACAGGACGCCGATGACGAGACGGTTGTCCGCGTCGATGCGGATGAGGACACTCTGGACAATGCCCCCGAGTACGAGGATGCGGGCACGTTCTGAGTATCACCGGATCACGGCGTGGATGGATCACCGCCGCTGGTGAGAGACGGATCTCGGGCAGCGGGGGCAGCAGCCCCCGCTGTTTTCAGCACGGGCCTACTTCTTCAGGATCAATAGCACGCCGCCGAGGGATGCCGCAGCGCCACCGATCAGATACCACATGGTGGTATCGGTGAACCGCCCGGTAAGCGTCTCGTGGACCTGCTCCCCCAGTGATTCGCTGGCCTGCCATCCGGTGAACAGCAGAATCACGCCGACCACCAGCAGTATTACTCCAAGAATCTGGTTCGTTTTCATCCTGTTACTCTCCATTTCTGAATCAAGTGGTGATCCGCGCGTTTACCGGTCATGGAACTCATAGCCGATGCGGGGCGTAATTTCTATTCCATTGGGTGTTCAGGAAACGGTGATACAGTCGCGGGGCTTGCACCATTTCCGCCGCCGTTTCCTGCGGGATCAAGGGGAAATCACCATGAAACGCTACATTATCGTTGCAGATGCTGCTCGGGCACGGGTACTGGTGCGGGACGGGCTGGACCCGGTGCGGGAAGTGGACGAGCTGCTCCACCCCGAGGGGCGCATGCACCCCGGGGAGCTGGAAGACCGGGGCAAGGGCGAGACCCACGAATCGAGCAATACAACGGTGCGTGCGTCGGACAAGCGCACGAGCGTATCGGAGAAGTACGAAGCATCCTTTGCGCATACCCTGGCCGACTACATGAAGGGTCTGCGCACCCAGGGTGACGCCGAGGCATTCATTCTTGCCGCCACGCCGAGCCTGCTTGGTCACCTGCGTTCCAGCATCGACGATGCGACCGGCAAGCTGGTGGAACAGACCGTCGACAAGGACTATACCCGGGATTCGGCCGAAGATATCGGCCGCAAACTGGCGGTGTAGCCGCGCCCCCGGGGACGCTCCCCGGGGATCACTGACGGACTGACCAAGGCTGCGGAATGCTCTGGGTTCTGGTGTTGCACATTGTCGCGTTGTTGTTCTGGGCCGCGGCACTGTTGTATCTGCCCGCGCTGGTCGCTGCGGTGGACGCGCGGCGTGCCGAGATCACTGAATCGCCACCCGATCACGCGTCGCTGGCGCGGTTTGTCCACACTCACGTGGCCACGCCTGCGGCACTGATTGCCATCATGTCCGGGACGGTGGTGTTTCTGATGGACCGGACGGTGGAAGTCTGGCTCATGGC
This window encodes:
- a CDS encoding AsmA family protein, whose product is MPTVLRRIALSLLTFLALVGLAVVAAWWFLDPNDHREAINRHASEALGHPVAVQGDIRLELLPRPAVTIDAAVIANADGDTDAPFAEASDLHAAIQPVRLFTGRLALNVIDVGAITLRPERNADGDGNWAPIMDAILEREDDPPLAFDGVRDTRIGRIAVDYTNHQRGTRHRLGARDLALERFTAGGSPSFRADWQAEGAPFNRIDGDLVMQLDLDDALIPRAVELTDLRLEWTPDPDRPDSLQADVSADLAYSPDDNAITLSQLTMSSDALDARLQMDGTWGDDGVAASGTFTITDDALRDRLHTLFGEDPDAEDLDALQWLHAEGSFQWRQQRLALDALHVELDDSTLEADVDARLGSDPLWEFAVGLDAIDLDRYTPEGFDPDTLRTIARTTLGTITGVGLDGTVTIDDLRTNGLAFESIEGVIRSQGDELTIQPLEASVYGGRYHGTFNVPLNGVPYTVWFDQRIDGMALEPALTALFDWAVIEAETDTHWSGSFTGMHWPEIRDSLDAEGTLAFNDGRINHFSLTRLIEDTVPSALGGIDQAPFTRDATTPFDRIAGELAVADGVLTNPEARAGSDYFSVGGAGDLDLSDLELDYRIDLTIIDAFETESEELLELLRGVTIPLRLHGPLTELDVQFDLEQALGDDGDDDVNEDGAE
- a CDS encoding diguanylate cyclase domain-containing protein encodes the protein MTLPNAVTPSPEVTAPQSHLYICDSEGTCLHGTPVSELEGQRLTTLAGEIWSTHGLPPSLAPQLESCIQQVLNTGAIVRVLIQDVVDATRTLTYACQVMPTPLEGDSRGIAIKVQQLPEPRDGQDDAVNQQMVDVVPVPVVVARVADWKCLYGNAAAATLLGLPAGQLVGRSLAPFFDQSNDPDRLLENLVTNQQVTDFETCVLDQDGQRHRTVISGGCTFARGNQAAMLFLSPAPERRVPATLRERDALTGLPNRTALADRLEEAIRRAGPRQQKVAALFIDLNRFKNVNDEHGHRVGDELLAVVARRIAGCVRHYETVGRLGGDEFVVILEGLDGEQETLRMKQDVQRVVSKPVRVAGLTLSVTASIGIACFPRDAGNAVDLIHTADRAMYREKPPRHSAV
- a CDS encoding TilS substrate-binding domain-containing protein, whose product is MRGGDLGGGGDGVRQCHQARSPSPADAALARWRGLSLATGGRCLVTRLPGCGCRRYSGLRMR
- a CDS encoding PRC-barrel domain-containing protein; its protein translation is MRPAKAVALSAVVGSAMVLGLGGVVADDGGPANGFDTHLSEKPADGYHANDLIGKSVMSTTEDEEVGSISDLVIDQDGSITAVVVGVGGFLGIGEKDVALSWDSVDLAQDADDETVVRVDADEDTLDNAPEYEDAGTF
- a CDS encoding DUF3185 family protein is translated as MKTNQILGVILLVVGVILLFTGWQASESLGEQVHETLTGRFTDTTMWYLIGGAAASLGGVLLILKK
- a CDS encoding host attachment protein gives rise to the protein MKRYIIVADAARARVLVRDGLDPVREVDELLHPEGRMHPGELEDRGKGETHESSNTTVRASDKRTSVSEKYEASFAHTLADYMKGLRTQGDAEAFILAATPSLLGHLRSSIDDATGKLVEQTVDKDYTRDSAEDIGRKLAV
- a CDS encoding CopD family protein, which encodes MLWVLVLHIVALLFWAAALLYLPALVAAVDARRAEITESPPDHASLARFVHTHVATPAALIAIMSGTVVFLMDRTVEVWLMAKLTLVTGMVICHAFTGLLILRAERGAVGRTGVWAWLLAITLCLLMAGIIWLVLAKPTLEGTPWAL